ACTACCTCATGGCCTTGTACTCTTTACAACAGTCTACTTTTGTTCTAGTTCCTCTTCAGCCCATCCCTCCCCTCCCCACAGATGCAGTGCCCACACACTCGCTGTCCCTGAGcacttgaaagaaaaaaaagtgcttctTTTGATGCACAAGTTTTAATTGTACCCTGAAATTCAGGTGTTCAAGTTTTATGCCAGTTCCGTGAACGAGTGTGCTATCACTTATGTAAATGCAGAGATTATGTAAATGTGGGTGGGATCACGCTGTAACTTTCAAGGTgttactaaaatgtattattttgaaataaaattatgcattttgaaataagTCAAATCGCGAGATTGTGACATTTTAAGTCAACTCTGCGATAAACGTGTGAAACTGACATTAAATGAATATGTTTGCCATAATTGACTTCTGGTCATAATGgactttatctcataattttgactttatatgttaaaatttaaactgcttcagtaataataaaatttaaattgaaaaaaactatacatttgACTCTACTTTTAAAACAGAGAATGTAGTCCTCCTTTCTAATATCCAGTAGGACCTTCAGGACTATGTGTTGTTATCCTTGGACACATTGactacacatacataaacatttgCAGGGAATGAAGAGAGATTATAATATGGTCTCAGAACATTCCTTCCTCTGCTCAAGGCCACAAGACCATCAGGTGTTTTGATAGATAAAGACACTGCAGCTGCAAAAATTGTTATGAGAATCAAGGAAAAGACGTGAGGCAGAGAGCATCTAATGAAGCACAGAAGGAACAAATGCCAAAGGGAtattttatagagtaaaaagttttaattacatgatagtgtataaaaataataagtagtattttatcatttcataataaaatgtaaataaagtctTTGAATTTGATCAAAAAGGAAGGtgaggagatatatatatatatatatatatatatatatatatatatatatatatatatatatatatatataacttaagTCACATCCCATTTTTAAtccatatatgtatatatatctgtgtgtgtgtgtgtgtgtgtgtgtaacattttTCCTATTCGTGATGGAAATAacaattgataataataagagcCATTATTAATTACAGAGTACCTATAATTGAGCTTAATAATAATCAGCtcatagctgctgaaaattcagctttgctatcacaggaattaattacatgttaaaatataccgaaataaaataataataaataatgattcataatattacagtttttcataaataaattaaacctttGTGGgtattaaaatgctgtttcaaaaactttttaaaagcataatcaTTCCAAACGTTTTGGCGGTACGGTGAAACATTTTAACTCATAAATGTAACTGTTTCTTGGATTTTGCCGCATCTGATCGCTTATCATGCTAACAAACATGATTTCACAATACTTTGTTATTTTCACTGTAGTGTGGTGCCGTTGCCATAAACAGCGGTTGCCCCAAGCAACAGACTCTTATctgtaatcaaaaaaaaaaaagtgatgacaTCTCAGCAAACGTCGTCGTCTGTTGATGACGTGCGCGGGGTTTTCCGGGTGCGACGGATTGAGATGTAGGCTAGCAGGCTAACTGAGAGTAACGTCAAAACAGATACTACAGCGCTGTTGACTAACGTCAAGAGTCAGAGGGTGGGAAGTGAACATGAAGGGGGTAAACGATTCATTTTACAAGAGGTGTTTTTGAAAGTGAAGACGCCGTGATCTACACAGATTGatatagctaaaaataaaatgtcaacaacGCGGCCCCTCCTCGGGATGAAGCGAATCACCGAGGTAACCTGCACAGAGCCGCCGGGAGGCAGGCAGTCCCCGACCGCCGGCAGAGCGCAGTCCGAGTCGCTCACCGTAGACGAGTTCACGGTACACGAGGACAAGCAGACAGAGCTCAGGTGTAGCAAGCCGAAGGTCGAACAGGTTTTCCAAGTGACGTTTACTATTATTGGGCTCTTGGATCACACAGGAGCCCACGGAAGTAAGGCTTCCAGGCAGATCTGGCTCCAGCTGAAGGGAAAAAAGGAGGACGTGTCTAAAGCAAAGGTAAACATGAAAGTAGATTGTATAAATGTTTATCTTAAACGATGTTGCTACTTGTTTTTGACTGTCAGAAGGGAAATTAATGACCTTAACGTAACTTAAATTGCAACGTAATAGCTGGAGGAAGCTGATGTCAGAGTCAACTTGGCCTGCTTCTGACAGCAGcatgtttgtctttatttgatatttaaacagGCATGTGGTAATCTGTAGACTCGTTTGTGtctcaaaaattatttttatttagcatactaaaataaatgttatttttaaacaacttcacaacattcatttaacatgaTGATATTTGGAAAGAATACTGTACTTTTGGAGGGGGTTTTGTATGTGGTCGAGTGggtatgtgtatgtttgtttgcttgtttgtttgttttggtcaaGTTTGTCTTATAGCAATGGACAGCCTAGAGAGTACAGAGCACTCTGAAACTTGTCACTCTGCTCCATTCACATATGCTGATCCAGACCAGTTTCAAgtttatatctttcttttttgataGGCGGTGTGTGATGCTAGGTCGAGAAGATAAACAGTTACAATTTGGCCAgtttttctcttaaatattagtattattttaaataatatcaaagtTAATTCATATTTTCCTTGTTTATAGTAGAAATGCTTTTAATAGATCATACTCCCAATCATGGCTGTGTTTCGTACCTGTGAATCACACTGGccaaattatgaaattatgtcATTTGGGAGTAACTGTCACCAAACTGCATACATTCATTATAGCCAATGTGAAAGGATTTTTTCTGTGGATTATATGTCTCAgcagacagaaacacattagtaagctttcacacacatttacagatGATCCAACACTGTACATTTTGACATAGATGTTTCCCGTTAAAGTGGTTTCGAAAAAATTAAGTTACAGAGACCGCAACAAAAGACGTGGTTTTTCACTGAATGTGTGGCGTCACCACCTATTTCTGACATGCCATTGTTTGCAATTCTACTCAGATCAAATAAGGAAATTATAGCCATCAGTGCCAGTAAACCTGGAATATCCTTATTGTTAAGCCATGAAACGGAAACCATTCTGTGGATGTGTTTCACCACCACGTTCACTTCCTctgtcaaaatattttgaatatttctaATACTTTTTCACAGGTATAAATATTATAACCACAATAGTGTCAAGgaattttctttgaaataacatTTGATCTCTTGTCTCCACATCTCAATGACTTTTAAATATCCTTTTCCATTTGAATTCAAATAACAGATATAAACTGATATCTGCTTCTCATCCAAACTGTGTCATGAATTTTCTCATGAGGCTTTGTCAGAGATCTGATTGCTTAGTCAGGAGAAGACGGGAGGCCCCTAGTGTATTTCACTTTCGGTTTTAGTTACTACTCCGAGTAGTGGCTTTTGACCTGCTGTCATTACTGGTACTGTATATGAGTATTTCATTTACCGTAACTTGCTCGCGGagatcaaagaaataaaaagttcagCAAAAATGTGACAGAATAGTCCACCCCAAGGGGTTCCTGTATTGTTGTTTCATTCAAACTAGTAGACTTACCCACTCACCCAAATCCACTCAATCATGCAAATATATtgtcttttaaattaaagaaattccAAAGAAGCACAGTTCTCCACATAGTTTGTTAGAAAaaaagtttccttttttttatatagtgtttttaggttttagagctggacatatatatatatatatatatatatatatatatatatatatatatatatatatatatataatatacattacaattaataatgTAGAAACTATTTAGAATATCGTATTAATAAGTAGTCagacaatacatttaaaagtatttattttgagtaaatTCTGGAACATCGCATAATGTAAAACTTACTAGCTCTGTGTAACTACATTTGGGTGCGGCGTCATGCTTGCTTACTTGGCTATGCATTCACACTTTCATCGATATGATAATGGGCATGTGGAATCTCCCTAGAAAGATGATGTAGCTCTTGGTCATTTGGCCCTTCTGAGACAATTCATATGCGCATTgtagtttaaaataatgaaaccagtttgacttgtttttcttctgagaATTATTATTCTAGAGTGGTATGCTTCTGTTGTCACGTTTATCTGCTCCTTCTAGAAGTGAAATTTTCTGTCTTTCACAATGTATGTGTTGTAATCCATTCCTGCTGTGATTGTTTTGCAGGAGTATGTGAAAGGCCTGTGTGACCCAGAGCTTCAGAAGGAAGAATGGTACCCAGTGGACATGCACTGCATTTTTGCTGGTGCTCGTGGACTATTTTTAGACCGGCTGCTTAGAGACACAAGTGCAGAGGTCCAGGTACTGGAACCGGGTCGTCTGAAGTTGAGCGGGTGCGCAGAGGCCGTTGTCATGGCCCAAAGTCGTGTTCAACAGTTTGTTGCCCTCTTTCAGGAGAAGCGAAGCTTGCCAGCTGACAGAGAACCCTTAGTTAAGCGCACCTTTAAGAATTTTGTGGAGGACCGAGCTGATAAATATGCCATGGAACTGCTTTTGCTGCCCAGTGCCCTCAAAGAGGAACTTTTGGGCTTGGCCCAAAGCCCCACACAGCCTTTAATTAGCATAGACCTTGAGCAGGACCGCTCCCAGACTAGCACACCTGTAACAGACCTCTCAAACCGTATCCTGGACACCACTTTTGAGGACAAAACCGCAGGTCCTACGTCCACTCCTGATGTTATGCCCGGTCTAAACGGTCGACCTTGCAACAAGCGGCGGTCTTCTGAAAGTGAGCAGAGGGACACTAAGAGGCAATACTCAttggagaggagagaagaggagcAGTTGGAAGAGCGACAGCGAGAGCCATGCCAAACTTGGACAGTTACGTCTGCAAAAGGAGCGCTGGCTGGTAGTGAATTGACAAATGAAAGTGAGGCAGTGAGTCCTGAGACTAACTTACGCTGTCTTGTTAACTTCTTCCGAACCATGGGCTACCAGCAGGAGGTTGTTGAGAGGGTGGTTCGTGAGACCGGGCAGACAGAGGACACGTTTTTGCTTCTAGAACGAATTGTGGAAGAGACTCAGAAGGGTCAGGGAGCACAGCGCACTTCTCGCACGCCCGACCCATCACCCTGTGCAAATGCCTCGTCCACCTCTACCTCCATCAGACTCAAAGAGAAGGAACGGACACAGACGAGAGCTCTCACAGAGATAAagtgcaaagaaaacattagaCCTCCTAGCACTAACGGCATAGGTCAGAAGAACCAGATAAGCAGCATGCCACTAGCTTCTACCACTCTTAAAAGAAACAATGGTGCACAGACTGATGTGTGTGAAGTGATTATCATCGATGACGATGATAATGACTTCACAGAGATAGAGAGGAAACCCAGAATTTCTGCACTCGATTTGAAATCTGAGTCCCGGTTTGATTACTTGCCCCGTGGTAGCTCTCAAACAATGGTTCCAGTACGGATGGAGAGTGTGACCAATCTCCGCAGCTCGTCTCAAGGCCCACCTCTCCGGAGCACCGACACACGACCAGGATGCTCTTACCAGACGCTTCCTGGACGGGCACCTTTACCTCGCCCTGAGGCACATAGCACCTCTAAACCAGCACCCCTCACCGGCATTTCTCGTTTCCAGCAATCCCTGAGAACCCCCTACCGACTAGTTCTACAAAATGAACCAGGCTGCCCAGATCTGCGGCACATCATCATCGATGGGAGCAATGTGGCAATGGCGTAAGTCTCCATGAGATTGTGTAATTTTGGGGGACAGTGACAGTTTGTGAACTTAAAAACCGTAAACttagtgtacattttaaatttggaaTCAACTGTAAAACATTTGCTCAGATGTTTGTTCCTATCTGAAGCATAGAAGAATTCATGTTAGTTGCTGAAAGGCATAGGCAGTCTGCAGATTTTGTGCAGTTGGAGTTGACAGATTTCGACAGGTTTGCGAATATcagttgtttaatattttgctttattcagACCTTCAAATTGTTAAGAACAATTTGAAAGTCATTGCTGAAAGTAGTTGAAAAGTACTGGTCCTTAACCGTTTAGTTCACAGTGGCCCAGTTTGACTTGGTAAACATATCCTAAGTCAGCAAGTGTATGATGcatgatgttttaaaaactgtGCAGATTTTAGTTGTGTAGCGTGTTCCATCCTCTAGTTCTTTCTGgttcattctttaaaatttctctttttatgttcttttggAGAATGAAAATCATGATGATGTCCTCAGTATTGTATGCATTCTGTATTCGATTAATGCCTGTACTATGAAACCATTGTAAAGGACAGGTGTGATTGATGCTTTTTTTGGAGACAGTTTGAGGGGTGTGAAAATGTTGGTGTTGTTGAGTACCCATAAAGGTTAAATTAAGTCACTTCCAGTAAGccttgagagtgtgtgtgtgtgtgtgtgtgtgtgtgtgtagtatgcaagtgtttgtgtttgaaaacCTAAAACCAGGTGCAACCCcctttttcctttcttcatAACAGTATCTGTCTTTCTCACTAACACCCCCTTCCTCTCTCCCTCCCACGTTAAAGGTAACCTCTTTTGTGGGTCTCTCCCCTTGTCAGGCCCCTATTTTGCCCTTTACATGACTTACCGGAGGTGACTGCACTTCTTAGAAGTACTGGTATGGAAACTGAGGTGTTATACAGGGTTAAAGAAAAGAGCATCTTTTTAGACCCCTACAAGTGAAATCTAATTGAAGAGAAAAAGGTATATTGTGGGATACGGTGTCAGGTgggatttttattaatatcgtAAGACCATTACCTCAACAAAATACATGGGCATATACTAGAAAGATCTGAAACATATTGTATTATTGAAACTAAAGGGGTAATGATTGTCCTTAGCTACTTAAGAAAAGTCATTTGGAAAGGTAAGGACTGCTCTTTGCAGATTGCTCATACCTCAACTAATTAAACCTTATTATCCGTGCAGAGCAGCGAACAGTCAGTCTATCACATGTTCAGCCAGTCTTGAAGGCAACAGCTCACACAGGGTTTCTTGTGGCTGATTTGTATGCTTGCATGATATTTGAGATCTTGAATCCTCAGGTGAAATATTGTTGCCATAGCAGCTCAAATACGCAGTTACCAAGAATCGCTGCCACAGCAGTTAAGAAGGATGTCAATATCTTGCAGTTGAAGATGAAAGTCAAAGGGAAGGAGAGGTCAAAGGCCACAGACTGAAACTGGTGCAGCGTATGTAGAGTTCCTGATCCTTCAGTAATGATGTCGCTTTGGCCTGGCACGTATCCAGGATGTTGTTACAGTTTCATTTCTCATTTCACTTTTCTCAGGTtagatttgttttgaaaagaaaggtTCCTTACGCTATGCTTTGACAACAAGCCGATTGAATTTGATCATTCACATTGGCACATTCAGTGTTGCGCACGGTGCAATGGCGATTATGCCCAGTCTAGTCACATAGTCAGTCTGTTCTGACACAGAATACTACAGTCATTTTGGACAAAAGGCTACCTTTTACAGCTCAATTTTTGAAGTCTCTTGCCTGTCCTGTCGGTGCAAGATAATCAGGTCAGAGTCTACAGTCACTGGATACGATCTTCATATGGATGAGTTACAGGTGAACCACATGGGTTTTTAtttggtggttttttttttttttttttggtcagaaaTACAAGGGAgaaatgaaaggtttttttgcatatttagcaATTTACATTTCCAGACTGGGAAAGTTATCTGACTTTTTACGTCAGCGGTCGTTGATTTAGTAACACTTcctgtttaaaataactttctctTGTAGAGGGAACTTCCCCGTGACCCCTCTGTGGTTCCGTTTGTGTGTCTCTTTGTGGACTGGGTAGGGGGGGGGGAGTTGACGGCTGCACATCTGTATACATATCTTTTTGTCTAAGCATTCTGAATGGATGGAGATGTGTGTCTATTTTTGTACCCTTTTACGTCAGTTGTGTCTAATCGAGAATTGGCGAGGTAAAAGGAAGTAAATTGCTAACCACTGTTCTCAAACGCATTTACATATGTACTTATCTCTCTATCATTGGTATCAGATGCATTGTGAAATTGAATGCAGAACTGTTTCCTGATCAAGCAATTTGATATTCAGTAGGGAACTTTTGTCTTTGGTTATTTAATCAGGCCTCTAGCTGAATTTAACATGTTTGAATGAGAAAGTATTATACCTCTGGTTCATTTTACTGCAATATATTGGGAATGTGTTTACTGCAATATAAGGGAATATATTGCATACTGCCTAGAATTTAGAAAGATTGTAAAAACAGAATGcaatgataaatgttttaaaaacagcagtgttAACACCATTTTCAAATGACCTTactacatttaatttagaaacTGGCATCCATTTATCATCTTCGTAAtgtagaattttttattttagaaagagTCTAGAATgagtttaaaaaacaacaactagtGGTTTATTTATGGCTGCACATCCATAAGTGGAAAGTCAAGTGGAAACATTGTGTTGCATTGTGGGTTACAGTATCCCACTCAGTGCACTACATATTAACAGAAGCTGTAGGTCCTCCAAACCTTTCCTGTAAATAGAAAATGGTCATACAGTACACAGCATATGtctagatatttttaaaattgtatttgtagTTTGATTAGTAATGTATTCCAACCTTGTTGTGACCATTTACCTCCCAATTTGCTGTCACTAGGCATGGACTCCATCGAATCTTTTCTTGTCGTGGGATCGCCATCGCTGTAGAGGCCTTCTGGCGCAGAGGGCACAGAGAAATCACCGTCTTCGTTCCTCAGTGGAGACAGAAAAAGGACCCTAACATCACTGGTAGGAGCTCAGTTTCCTTCTGTAGTTAGTTGAGCAATATAGATTTCAATATAGAGTCAAAATGtgatatattacatatattgttACAGAACAGCACTTTTTGAATCAGCTGGAAAACCTGCGACTTCTATCTTTCACTCCGTCTAGAGAAGTGTGTGGACAGAGAATTTCCTCCCATGATGACAGGTACAAGTTCCAGCTGCTAAAAAAGCAGTCTAGaatttctttctgtctgttcctcAGCACATTACTAGACAAGATAGTATTTGGCTTGTGGCTTGGTGTATTAGTTTTTAATGATGTTTCTGGAAACCATATAAATGTATTCTGTctataaaagatgtttacacaCAAATAGGGACGGGACATTGGGAAAAATGGGAAACGTGTCATTTCCCATGCACAAATCACATAaatttgatgtaaaaatatGCACACTGCATATTGTCTTTTGTATCAGCACAGACATGTATTTACAGTGTGTGTCATCTATTTTCCTATCTGGATGCCAATgtgaatatgcaaataatatgcAGATGGGGTCAGGCATAATAAAAACAGGTGGCGTGTTTATTAACAGCAAGTGGATAGAATTGGAAAATCGGACAATGTTGAGGGCAAAATCTGCTTAGTTTTTTATACATGCCCTAGGTTTTTGTCTGTGCCCTGTTTGATTTATGACATTCTTCACAGATTCCTGCTTCATTTGGCTGAGAAGACAGGAGGGGTCATTGTCACCAATGACAACCTGAGGGACTTTGTGAGCCAGTCAGAAGCATGGAGATGGATTATTCAGGAGAGGTAAGAAAAACAAGATGTCCAGAAGACcagcaataaatatatatattttatttttttttaattttttaatgttaataacacgctagcattttaaagtttggaatactgacagtgaagacatttaaaatgtatgtggagaattcagatgcaaaagccacCAAATGCTGTCTAAAATGCTGTCTAAAATGTTTCAATGTCACATgaaaccttcagaaatcatatttatatgctgatttgctgtttgagaatttttttatttgtattattattaatattaataaagcagTATAACTcacattttgaaatttaatgtaggtgtaaaaatataaaacggttgctttaaactgtaataacatttattaattgaataatattttgatCGAGGAAGTGCAGTCTTTGGAgtctaaaacaataatatatctCACTGacagcaaatatttaaattgtagtagTGTGTTTTAGTGGTAGTGTTTTGTGCTCTCAGTTAACATTTGTTAATTGTATGGATTTTTCAGACTCTTACAGTTCACCTTTGTTGAAGATCATTTCATGATCCCAGATGACCCACTTGGAAAGAATGGACCTCATCTAGATGAGTTTCTATTTAAAGACCGCCGGTGAGTTCATAAttacatattgtttttgtttaaaataatactcaGCAGTGGTTATCACACATTTCTAGTCTCGGCAGCTTTACCCTCATAACTTTTCTGTCCTCTCACAGAGGTAGTCCCATAATGGCCCCACCGAGGACAGACATTCGGGCAACCCCGTCAGTATACGCTTCATCGGCCCAGTCCACAGCACACCCCTCTTCCCCTTCCCACTGGCCACACTCTGGACCTCCAGACTGGCATCTTCCTCGTCCTTCCCCTTCTCCACCTCCACAGCGGTCACCATCAGAAACCACAGAGCTCAAAAGGAAGTTATACGACATCTTTCCTGACCAAAAGCAGCGCATCGACCGTATCCTCAGCGACAACCCATATATGAGGGACCTGAATGCTCTGTCTGGCCTTTTGCTGGGCTGACACACTTTTACACTCAAGATCGCAGTTTCCACAGTTGTGCATGGAGGTTACAGggctttttgtattattaaagaATACCATGATGGAAAAGCGCTGCTATGAGCTTTTGTTTGTTCAAGGGACTTtgtttaagcatttattttttccatcatCTAATTTAGATTCTAATATCCATAGCCCTCCGATTGACTGCAAGCACAAAAACCTAAGTTATAAGTTGTTTAAACGCTTTGAATATACGGGAATGTACAGTCCAAAATGGCATATATTTgatgtaaatatttgtgaaaaaaaaaatttctttccTATAAGTTATCCATTCAGAAATCTTTATTGTAAAAGGTGTTTCAGTTACACCGTGGTTCTAAACCAgctttgctttaattactgctgAAGGACACTTTTGATTTGCAGGTTTTGATATGGTCGTGCtttgtcatttctgtttttgtaaatattgacattattgAGCCAAATGAGTACTAGTTTCCAGTCACTCAAAGTGCCCTACTGAAGTGCCCTATCATCTGTTTGCAGCATAAAATTGCTCATTTCCTGTTAACTAATTTTAGTTCCTGTTAACTTTGATGAAGGTGACAAAATGGTATGCTGTTTCTAGGAATCCCTGGAGACCCCCGTATCACCCAGAGACTGTATGAAACAGATGGTTAAAAAAGTTCCCAGATTACTCAGTGAACTGGCACGTCCCTTTTTCTGCCCTGTTGTGCAAGCCACCATCTTTAAATAGCCAACCGGAAACCAGAGCCGTCACTGATGTAAACCTTTGTCCCAGTTACAACCATCAGAGGGTGCTGTGGGATTGCCAGCCTCATTATGTAACAGAAGACATGAACAAAATGCAATGCATAGTTGAAATTGTTTTCTGTTAGAGCATCTTATTGCCACTCAAGTGAATTTTCACTGTTACGGTTACTGCATcggcctctctctgtctctgaaaTGTGTTTAGCGTTGGACATTGTGAATTGGTATTCAATTTTGAGAATGAAAATGCATAGGCGTTAAACCCATGAAAGAGTCACAGACTCTGCAGGCACTGTGGGTATCTCACAGTATAGCTGCTGAAAACcttttgctttttctggaaGGCAGTGTTAATAAAAGCCAGTTATGTGTTTATCAGGACTACTGTGGTCTGTGCTTAGTTTTGGTCTCATTTTGACGCATCAAACAAAGTTCGAATGAACCGTGGTTTCTGTAAGTCATAAAAAGGTCTTTAAAAGGCCTCATCACAAATTAAGAcctaaaaagattttaaatcagATTGTAAGACTTAAATTTATATAGCTGTGGAATTAAACGTTGCAGACATTGCTAAAAATGAACATCTTAGTCTGTGTAGTTTTGTCTGGTTTTCTAGCGCAAATatataagcatttttatttaaaatgtttacttcaGAAGCAAAAGTatgaaaatttgttttttgaatCTCTATGAGCCCAGTGGCAGTTGTTCTGGTTTTATCTAACCATCTGTATGCTATTGGCATATGGgtgtttctttaaaacactCCCCTTTGTCCGATAAAACAT
This region of Puntigrus tetrazona isolate hp1 chromosome 18, ASM1883169v1, whole genome shotgun sequence genomic DNA includes:
- the n4bp1 gene encoding NEDD4-binding protein 1, which produces MSTTRPLLGMKRITEVTCTEPPGGRQSPTAGRAQSESLTVDEFTVHEDKQTELRCSKPKVEQVFQVTFTIIGLLDHTGAHGSKASRQIWLQLKGKKEDVSKAKEYVKGLCDPELQKEEWYPVDMHCIFAGARGLFLDRLLRDTSAEVQVLEPGRLKLSGCAEAVVMAQSRVQQFVALFQEKRSLPADREPLVKRTFKNFVEDRADKYAMELLLLPSALKEELLGLAQSPTQPLISIDLEQDRSQTSTPVTDLSNRILDTTFEDKTAGPTSTPDVMPGLNGRPCNKRRSSESEQRDTKRQYSLERREEEQLEERQREPCQTWTVTSAKGALAGSELTNESEAVSPETNLRCLVNFFRTMGYQQEVVERVVRETGQTEDTFLLLERIVEETQKGQGAQRTSRTPDPSPCANASSTSTSIRLKEKERTQTRALTEIKCKENIRPPSTNGIGQKNQISSMPLASTTLKRNNGAQTDVCEVIIIDDDDNDFTEIERKPRISALDLKSESRFDYLPRGSSQTMVPVRMESVTNLRSSSQGPPLRSTDTRPGCSYQTLPGRAPLPRPEAHSTSKPAPLTGISRFQQSLRTPYRLVLQNEPGCPDLRHIIIDGSNVAMAHGLHRIFSCRGIAIAVEAFWRRGHREITVFVPQWRQKKDPNITEQHFLNQLENLRLLSFTPSREVCGQRISSHDDRFLLHLAEKTGGVIVTNDNLRDFVSQSEAWRWIIQERLLQFTFVEDHFMIPDDPLGKNGPHLDEFLFKDRRGSPIMAPPRTDIRATPSVYASSAQSTAHPSSPSHWPHSGPPDWHLPRPSPSPPPQRSPSETTELKRKLYDIFPDQKQRIDRILSDNPYMRDLNALSGLLLG